The following is a genomic window from Geobacillus subterraneus.
TATTAAAGCACGGCTGCAGCGTGCGGCGGAGGCCGCCTACCGCCTCGACGAGGAAATGTCGAAAATCCGCTTCGAGATTCAAGAAGCGCAAGCCGCTTTTTCACGAAAACAAGAAGCAAAAGGGGAAGGGCAATGAAACGAACGGACGCGCCGCTGGCGTTTGCCATTATCTCAAAAGGGGATGATACGTCGAACGCCCTCGCGCAAAAGATGAAAACGTATTTGCTTGATTTCGATTTGCGTTACGATGAAGAAGCGCCTGATTTGGTCGTTTCCGTCGGCGGGGATGGAACGCTTTTATACGCGTTCCACCGCTATTGCCACCGGTTGGACAAGACGGCGTTCGTCGGCGTTCATACCGGCCATCTCGGCTTTTATGCTGACTGGGTGCCGGAAGAAATTGAAAAGCTTGTCATCGCCATCGCCAAAACGCCGTACCAAGTCGTTGAGTACCCGCTGCTTGAGGTGACGATCCGCTATCTTAACGGCGGAAGCGAGGCGAAGTATTTGGCGCTCAATGAATGCACGGTAAAATGCGTCAGCGGCACGCTCGTCATGGATGTGGAGATCCGCGGCGACTTGTTTGAACGGTTTCGCGGCGACGGGCTGTGCATTTCGACGCCGACCGGCAGCACGGCATACAATAAGGCGCTCGGCGGAGCGATTTTGCATCCGTCGCTTGAAGCGATTCAAGTCACGGAGATGGCGTCGATCAACAACCGCGTCTTTCGGACGATCGGCTCGCCGCTCGTGCTGCCGGCGCACCATACGTGCCTGCTGAAGCCGGTCAATCATGTTGATTTTCAAATTACGATCGACCATTTGTCGCTGTTGCATAAAGAGGTAAAATCGATTCAGTGTCGGGTCGCCGATGAAAAAGTGCGTTTCGCCCGCTTCCGCCCGTTTCCGTTTTGGCGGCGGGTGCGCGATTCGTTTATCGCCGATCGGTAGCGGGCGTTCAGCCCTCCTCGGGCGGCGTGCCGCTAGTGCGCTGCGGGCGGATGTGCCCGTTGCCGAACGATGAAAATTTGCAACGATGAATAGAGAGGTAGACGACCATTGCCGCCATTTACGCTGACATTTTTAATCGATGAACAGCATGATGGAAAACTGCTGCGCCAATTTTTGCAAGAGAACGGCATTTCGCGGACCGCGCTCACCGATATTAAATTTCACGGCGGGGCGCTCTATGTGGACGGCCGGCCGGTCACGGTCCGCCACGTGTTGCGCGCGGGCGAGATGCTCACGGTCGCCTTTCCGCCGGAGAGGGCAAGCGA
Proteins encoded in this region:
- a CDS encoding NAD kinase — translated: MKRTDAPLAFAIISKGDDTSNALAQKMKTYLLDFDLRYDEEAPDLVVSVGGDGTLLYAFHRYCHRLDKTAFVGVHTGHLGFYADWVPEEIEKLVIAIAKTPYQVVEYPLLEVTIRYLNGGSEAKYLALNECTVKCVSGTLVMDVEIRGDLFERFRGDGLCISTPTGSTAYNKALGGAILHPSLEAIQVTEMASINNRVFRTIGSPLVLPAHHTCLLKPVNHVDFQITIDHLSLLHKEVKSIQCRVADEKVRFARFRPFPFWRRVRDSFIADR